One stretch of Thermanaerosceptrum fracticalcis DNA includes these proteins:
- a CDS encoding methyl-accepting chemotaxis protein, with protein MNLLEGLEAVTGREALRHFARIAQYINDITLADISFSVIEGDTYLAYVPGRNINFGRKPGDKLKPGTAGYQCMMEKRRVIKEFTREQSVYGVPYIANAFPIKDETGNVVGCIVTAEDITMQAVVRETAQLLSAASQQLAAAIQTMNGQMEEMAASGENLTSITSQAVDKVKDTDNVVVFIQEVAKQTNLLGLNAAIEAARVGEAGRGFGVVAEEVRKLAVNSAESAKQIKQVLNHVQDAILQINTNTTTLKEAIHEQVTTIEEIAASSEEMSAMAHKLEKLAQDLLDVSKK; from the coding sequence ATGAATCTTTTAGAGGGGTTGGAAGCTGTTACAGGACGTGAGGCTCTCCGCCATTTTGCCCGTATTGCTCAGTACATCAATGATATTACGCTGGCTGACATCAGCTTCTCTGTCATTGAGGGTGATACCTACTTGGCTTATGTTCCGGGAAGAAACATCAATTTTGGACGCAAACCGGGGGACAAGCTTAAGCCGGGGACCGCAGGCTATCAGTGCATGATGGAAAAGAGGCGAGTCATTAAAGAATTTACCCGGGAGCAATCCGTTTACGGTGTACCTTACATAGCCAATGCTTTTCCCATTAAAGATGAAACAGGAAATGTGGTTGGCTGCATTGTTACGGCAGAGGATATTACGATGCAGGCCGTTGTACGGGAAACAGCCCAGCTGTTAAGTGCGGCTTCACAGCAATTGGCGGCAGCTATCCAGACCATGAACGGGCAAATGGAAGAAATGGCGGCCTCGGGGGAAAACTTAACTTCCATTACGAGCCAGGCCGTAGACAAAGTAAAAGACACGGACAACGTGGTGGTCTTTATTCAGGAAGTAGCCAAGCAGACCAACCTGCTGGGTCTCAATGCGGCTATTGAGGCGGCCAGAGTAGGAGAAGCAGGAAGGGGCTTCGGGGTTGTAGCGGAAGAGGTGCGCAAACTGGCTGTTAATTCTGCCGAGTCGGCTAAGCAAATTAAACAGGTTTTAAATCATGTACAGGATGCAATTTTGCAGATCAACACGAATACTACTACCCTAAAAGAAGCTATTCACGAACAGGTCACTACCATTGAGGAAATAGCGGCTTCCAGTGAGGAAATGTCCGCTATGGCTCATAAACTGGAAAAGCTGGCCCAGGATTTACTGGATGTAAGTAAAAAATAA
- a CDS encoding ArsR/SmtB family transcription factor — protein MHDYTKFNGEAEILKVLGHPIRLCIVTGLLGKECNVTTMQQCLKLPQPIISQHLAVLKKKGIIEGGRKGTEISYRVVNEKARAVAELLWNLRGER, from the coding sequence GTGCACGATTACACGAAGTTTAATGGGGAAGCAGAAATACTTAAAGTCCTGGGCCATCCTATCAGGCTGTGTATAGTTACGGGTTTACTGGGTAAGGAATGTAATGTAACTACCATGCAGCAGTGCCTGAAACTCCCTCAACCCATTATATCCCAGCACTTAGCTGTTCTTAAGAAGAAGGGGATTATTGAAGGGGGGCGCAAGGGCACGGAGATATCGTACAGGGTAGTAAATGAAAAGGCCAGGGCAGTGGCGGAGTTACTATGGAATTTAAGAGGTGAGAGGTAG
- a CDS encoding sulfurtransferase TusA family protein produces the protein MAEFTIDARGLQCPGPIVQLFNQAKQCAAGDIIRIEVTDQGFKKDVQAWCKKTGNELVEIKEEGGVIYVAIKKN, from the coding sequence ATGGCCGAATTTACTATCGATGCTCGCGGTTTACAATGTCCCGGCCCCATTGTCCAATTGTTTAATCAAGCCAAACAATGTGCTGCGGGGGATATTATCAGGATTGAGGTAACGGACCAGGGCTTCAAGAAAGATGTCCAGGCCTGGTGCAAGAAGACAGGTAACGAACTGGTAGAAATCAAAGAAGAGGGCGGCGTAATTTACGTTGCTATTAAAAAGAATTAG
- a CDS encoding FAD-dependent oxidoreductase, translated as MGKRLVVIGGVAAGTKAASKAKRENMDLEVIVLTRDKDISYAGCGLPYYIGGLIKERKELVVRGPEEFEIEQGIHVLTRREVTRIIPDKKSLLFTELDTGAIHEIGYDYLIIATGASPVLPRLPGIDLQNIFTLRTVQNAEDIRCLVEEGQVGKAVVVGAGFIGLETAENLVLRGLEVTVVEMAPAILPGYDEEMAKYVENYLVEKGINIKTAVKVCGFRGDPEGRVKEVLLENESLEADLVIWAGGVRPNVQLAKDAGISLGPTGCIAVNEYQETNLPDIYAVGDCAENYNLLTQEPVWYPMGSTANKTGRIAGLNLGREDKADFLPGVLGTSIIKLFELQAARTGLTEEQARNQGYDVETVIVPANDKAHYYPGYRQIITKLIADKKTKRILGAQVVGEGVVDKPIDIIVAMISCQATVEQLARLDLAYAPPFSMAMSSTIMAANVMMNKFTGKFASLNPRELVKAMVNHEVLVLDVRTEAEYFIKAIPGSLNIPFNQLIARYSELPQDKKIVVVCKVGKRAYLTLSTLRKLGFNDLAILDGGIESYPYTLE; from the coding sequence GTGGGCAAAAGGTTAGTAGTAATTGGCGGTGTAGCTGCCGGCACTAAAGCGGCTAGTAAAGCCAAACGGGAAAATATGGACCTGGAAGTGATAGTGCTCACAAGGGACAAAGATATTTCTTATGCAGGCTGTGGTCTCCCTTATTACATAGGGGGCTTAATTAAAGAGAGAAAAGAATTGGTTGTAAGAGGGCCGGAAGAATTTGAGATAGAACAAGGGATTCATGTTTTGACCAGACGTGAGGTTACCAGGATCATCCCGGATAAAAAGAGCCTGCTCTTTACGGAACTGGATACGGGTGCTATTCATGAAATTGGCTATGATTATTTAATAATTGCTACGGGGGCTTCTCCTGTTTTACCACGCTTGCCAGGTATTGATTTACAGAATATTTTTACCCTTAGGACAGTACAAAACGCCGAAGATATTCGTTGTCTGGTTGAAGAGGGACAGGTCGGTAAAGCAGTGGTAGTGGGAGCGGGTTTTATCGGCCTGGAGACAGCAGAAAATCTGGTTTTGCGCGGCTTGGAAGTAACCGTGGTAGAGATGGCGCCGGCAATTTTGCCGGGTTACGATGAGGAAATGGCTAAGTATGTAGAAAATTACCTGGTGGAGAAAGGCATCAACATCAAAACCGCTGTCAAAGTATGTGGATTCCGGGGGGATCCGGAAGGAAGAGTAAAAGAGGTCTTATTAGAAAACGAGTCCCTGGAAGCTGACTTAGTTATCTGGGCAGGAGGAGTTCGGCCCAATGTACAACTGGCAAAAGATGCCGGGATTAGTTTAGGGCCTACAGGCTGTATCGCTGTCAACGAATACCAGGAAACTAACCTGCCTGACATTTATGCCGTGGGTGACTGTGCAGAAAACTATAATCTCTTAACCCAGGAACCTGTCTGGTATCCCATGGGTTCTACGGCCAATAAAACCGGGAGGATTGCCGGCTTAAACTTGGGTAGAGAAGATAAAGCTGACTTTTTGCCGGGAGTTCTGGGGACGAGTATCATCAAGCTTTTTGAATTGCAGGCCGCCCGTACCGGATTGACGGAAGAGCAGGCCAGAAACCAAGGATATGATGTAGAAACAGTAATAGTTCCTGCTAATGATAAAGCTCACTATTATCCCGGTTACAGGCAAATTATTACGAAGCTCATTGCCGATAAAAAAACAAAGAGAATTCTGGGAGCCCAGGTTGTAGGGGAAGGGGTGGTGGATAAACCTATTGATATTATTGTAGCCATGATTTCCTGTCAGGCTACTGTGGAACAGCTAGCCCGTCTCGACTTAGCCTATGCTCCGCCCTTTTCCATGGCGATGAGTTCCACTATTATGGCTGCCAATGTGATGATGAATAAGTTTACAGGGAAGTTTGCGAGTCTAAATCCCCGGGAACTTGTTAAAGCTATGGTTAATCATGAAGTTCTGGTCTTAGATGTGCGGACTGAGGCGGAGTACTTTATAAAAGCTATTCCTGGATCCCTTAACATTCCCTTCAACCAGTTAATTGCACGATACAGTGAGCTTCCACAGGATAAAAAGATAGTGGTTGTATGCAAAGTTGGTAAACGGGCTTATCTAACCTTGTCTACTCTAAGAAAACTTGGCTTTAATGACTTGGCCATCCTTGACGGTGGTATTGAATCTTATCCCTACACTTTAGAATAA
- a CDS encoding DsrE/DsrF/DrsH-like family protein produces the protein MADSSKKTIIMFSGDLDKAMAGFIIANGAAAMGDDVTMFFTFWGINILRKSEYVPVKKGFLEKMFGWMMPRGADKLGLSKMNFGGMGSVMMKKIMKDKQVSSLPELISTAQSLGVKLVVCTMSMDVMGIKEEELIPGLEFAGVATYLGEADQAGVNLFI, from the coding sequence TTGGCTGACAGCAGTAAGAAAACTATCATCATGTTTAGTGGTGACCTGGATAAAGCCATGGCCGGTTTTATCATTGCCAATGGCGCTGCCGCGATGGGTGACGACGTAACCATGTTCTTTACCTTTTGGGGTATTAATATTCTGCGTAAATCTGAGTATGTCCCTGTCAAAAAGGGCTTTCTGGAAAAAATGTTTGGTTGGATGATGCCTAGGGGAGCTGATAAGCTGGGCTTGTCCAAAATGAATTTCGGTGGCATGGGATCGGTAATGATGAAAAAGATTATGAAGGATAAGCAGGTTAGTTCTTTGCCGGAGCTTATTTCTACAGCTCAGTCTCTCGGGGTAAAACTAGTGGTTTGTACCATGTCTATGGATGTGATGGGCATCAAGGAAGAGGAGCTAATCCCCGGTTTAGAATTTGCCGGAGTAGCCACCTATCTCGGGGAGGCGGACCAGGCCGGGGTCAATTTGTTTATTTAG